The genomic stretch ATATCTCTCAAAATGCAATCCCTAAACCACTGGTTCTCAACTTGTAAGTCACAACCCTTTTGACAAACCCATGTCTAAAAAtgtttacactatgattcataatggtagcacaattatagttatgaagtagcagggaatataattttatggttttgggtcaccatgacatgagcAAATGTATTAAAGGGATACAGCATTAGAAAGCTTGAGAACTATTGCCCTAGACAATCATTATTGGTTTGACTAGGGAATTTATTATAACTCTTTATTTTTGGAGATCATTCCTGAGCCACTTGAATTAGACTCTGGGATTAGGCCTCAGTAATGTGTTTAGCAACCCTTTCAGGTAGTTCTGACAAACACTGATTCTTGAGAAGCACTGCACTGGAAGAAAGAGGTCAGACATCCAGGACAATGAGAATGTCAAATGGCACCGATAGTATAATCTTCTCAACTCCATAGTATTTAAACCCCAGTCCATGGAACAGTGTGAGATGCTGTCATGGATTTGTGATCCTAATGTCAATCGAAATAATGGGATCCTGGGGTGTTAAAGGTAAACCAAGAGATTTTTTACTCTCAGAGATATAGTATGTATGATTTTTGAAACAAGACAGATGTTTTGTTGATCTAAGCTTTTAGACTTTTTTATATTCTAAAGGAAACTGGCAATAATTAATCAGTTTATCCCACATCCCTATAAATTACTTCAGTAGTAGTCTACCAAGTTGGTGATTGAGAATAGAGGCAGAAAAAGTCTGAATGAATTCAGAAACCCAATTTGAGTCTCTATAATCTTGCCTTCTTCTGAGATGCCAGGGTGAATCCAATCAAGGTTTTTCTGTTGAGGGGGTAAAGTATAATTACGGAGTAGTAGTCTGGAATGTGGTCACAGGCTTATAACACAAAGTTCTAACAATAGTTTCTTAGTGAAATAAGCAGTTATTCATTACTGAATATGCACCTTATGAAGAAAAACACTCTGATCTGAGAATAGCTCTGTGCCTGGAATTTGAGTTGTTTCTTGAGATTTCAGACTGACACTGTATACCACTGGCCAAAGACTATTTAAAGCAGGAGCTTGTGAAATGAGCTCAGTGATGTTCCTTCCACAACACATTCATTTGGACTCTACTTCCATTGTgaatccccacccaccccacacagaGTAGCAGAATATGTACTAGGAAACAATATGTGAAGCAATTGGCAGGGTTTCCATAACTGATCCTTGTCATATgacaaagaaaggggagggggaacttttcatgacaaaaaacaaaatctctaagGAATTTTCATGTAATCACTACAAGCAAATATTTAGGAAAATCATAGGAATTTTTTCAAgtctttgctttcttcatttttatatttaaattagagacaagattattttgtatgtcaatcccagttccctctctctcccctcctcccctgccccccactaacaccctacctatcccataccatttttgcttcccaggaagagtgaggtcttccatgggcgttcttcggagtctgtcatatcctgtgggatagggcctaggccctcccccttgatACTCCCTCATCTTAGACACAGGGAATTTTTTATAGCATTCCCTTTATCACACTTTTCTGGATGGTACAAAAGCAAGGTGTGTCaatgaaaataacaatatatcatcacaaatAACTAATAAGAAATGCAATGACAGCAATTGTATCAATTGTGAAACCTTTACAACAGAaaatcaacacagaccctggaaTCTACTATATAACTACAgatctataaaattatttcattgaattttcaCCAGCTGGGCTAAGATAGAAAACCCACTTTGTATGTGCATGACAACAATATGTTATTGATTGTATCATCTCAAGGCCATGAACTTATCAATTCTCAGTCAAAATATAGTCTGAGCATACTTTGAACAAATTGATATCTGTCAGAATATCACTTTGGACTGACCATTAAATTAATAATAGTTTATAAACTGGATCTATTGAGTAAAAAGCATCAAGCATTCTACATTTGTTCATATTAAATTTCACTAACAGTGTATCATTTTTTTCAGGTTTAATTTAACATATTTGGATCTTTTGTTATTCACCAAATAttcctgcttttaaaaagaaatgcaaaattcaAGTCTGCCAAGTTTTCAGATAAGTTTgtacatatttctctttctgtatttatGTTGCTTTATACCAATATGAAACCTTTCAGGAACTGACAAAATTCCATGGAGCATAAAGTGAGCAACATTACCATAGATACTTTAGTAAGACTGATGAATGACATAGAGTATaaaacacatcatacacatattcATAACTTGCAATATCAATGAATATCTGTGTGCATTGTTCTTCAATATATGTAGAAGGTCCCCTCCAAAATGTGAGCCAAGGTGGTGAAGTTTCTACCACCAACCATTAAAATTAATTACAATGCTTGGTGTATTTTTCATGATTTGGAAGGCACATATTGTACATTTGGTAGGCTCTTCTAGCACTTCTCTTGGTAACCTGTAAAGCTTCCAATTTTAATTTGATGATAAGAAAGAATGGGCTTTTCACCAGCTCCAAGTGAAAGTATAACTGTACTTTATAAACCAAAGGTACTGAAGGTATCAGAAGTTTTCCAGGCATATAGAGGTATATTCAATCtctaaatcttaaaatataacaaTATGTTTCCCTTGATTGTAGGATATAGGTCTTATTCTACTTTATTCTTGACATGAAAGTAGTTCCTGGTCAATGAATGAGTTCTAGACATTAGTATTGCTGATTATCAAATAGAATAGCTTTAAATAACTAGATTTGAATCTTCACAGTAACATTTAATTATAAAACAGAAGTTGTATATATTTGTCCTATATAAATCTGGTGAGAATTATAATAATTAGAGCAGATGATCCAGCAGTCACGCTTCTTGATACTTGGTATGATTTGGATATAAGTGCACCAGAAAAGCCCAAGtctttggtccctagttggtgttGTTAGGGATATTCTTGAAACACAAATAGAGCACTTGGGTGGGTTCTTAGGaatactttccttttcttcagtctCATTTTGTATGATTTCTGTCTGAAATGAAGtaaataagccctctgtcagatatttCCACTCTCTTGACGTTATGTCTAAGTACTTAAGGCCAAACTTTCTTGGGATGAGTGTAAGCCAAAAATAAGTCTGCTTTCCTTGTGTTGTTTATGTCAGACACATCTTGGCTATAATAGCACATCGCTAATACTGTATTTATCTATAAGTAGCTGATGGCTTTTGGTCATACACAACTTTGCACAATGATGTTATAGTACTTTTCTGCATAGTTTCCAAACTTGGATacaaaaaagatatattttgttAGTGATTAGATTAACTGTGGTACACCTCTAGAATGTTACTTGGGTTTCAAAAAGGAGTGAATTAATAAGAATGAAATACCAGACAGGAAACTTAATTGAAACTCACCAAGTCAAAGTAACCAGCATGAAAAGACTGTACATTATGTgaccataaataaaatatattattgaaaAAATCTATGAAGATAATAAACAGATCAGTGTTTTTCAGTATTTAAGAAGGAAGGGATGAGAGATGGAGCAAGGATTTTAAGGCATTAAAATATTCTACTTAATACAACTGTGGTGGATACGAATGATTATTCATGTGTTCAAAACCTACAGAATGTAAAAATACCAGGAATTAGCCAAATATAATCTATGGGCTTTAAATAATAATGTTCTGTCAAAGTAGAATACTAAATTCAATCACAGGTATCATTATTATACAAGATACTTATAGTGTTTGAAGGTGTATATAGTTAAAAAAAACAGGATATCTATATGTTCTGCTTAATTTGCTTAATTTTCTGAGAGTTTAACACTGCTCTAAAATAACACACATGGAAATTGATGAGCACACATCTTGGACTGTTATGGTGTCTTACAGAATTTCTCCCTCAAATAAACCTAgtattttatgaaatgaaatacttaaaatagTATGCTGATTGGGTGAAGGATAGGGTTACAAGGCCTGATCCCTAGCTGAGAAACTGTTGCTAATTATTGGCTGCTGAAAGAGGGAGAgtcctttttctttgtgtgcatgGAGACTGATAAGTTGCCAATGCTCCAGAGGATGGCTCCATATTCATTTGTTAATTGGACTCAATAGGCAATTTTTAACAAaagacaggcgttggtggcacacatctttaattccagtactagggaggcagaggcaggcagatctctgtgagtacgaggccagcctggtctccagagcgagtgccaggataggctccaaagctacacagagaaaccctgtctcaacccccccccaaaaatgaGCAAATGGAGTTTGCAGGAGGAAGTTTGCATGTTGTATGAGGGAGTCCAGGAGGAGTTAGACTGAGGTATCCAGGTGATGAAAATAGATAATATACATGTTTGAAAATttcaagtaataaataaatattactttcAAATCAGTAGAAATATGCTAACTGAACAAAGCTAGACATAAAAGTCACTTGTGTTATCATTCTACACACATTAAATGCCTAGAACagtgaaaaccacagagacagaagtTATATCTGTAGTTTCCAAAGGCTTGGAGAAGCATtggtggtagaggcaggacatataaggagaatgaaatttaatttcatttatttattctttccttcccttcctccctcttccctctctctgactttgttgttgtttctctctctctgagtgtgtgtgtgatgaaatatTCAGTGTAGTGATTGAAATAGTCTAACACCGATTGTTCATGCAAATATATTTGTGAGGATAATTAACATTGGATTGAATGAAGAAGACACTCATGAACATAAAAACTATATCTCAAGTTGCTGTAAAAAGAGAGTTTATAGATAAAATTTAGTACACTGCATTTATTTAGAGTCTCCTTTCTTCAGTGACCTGATCAACTACTTTCATTAAAATGAGGAGCTCCCTAACACTATCCACCATCActgtaagacaaaaaaaatgaaaactctccAGCTTTAAGAGGATAATAATACACTCCATGTGAAGCTATGgtgcaataataaaaataaatacaatagaaaATAATGATGATGTGCTAGGCATGGTACatatacctttaataccagcactaaggaggcagagacaggaagatctctgtgaattcaaggacagtctagtctacatagtgcaATCTAGGATGGcaagggctatatagtgagaccatgtcttaaaaataaagacaaaaagataaaaaaactatcaagaggaagaaaaagataaCTGCAAATGTTTGCTGTATGCTGAGGACAGAATTAAATGCTTCAAGTGTTATGTGATTCTTGCAGGAGTCTTTGAGATGGTTCCTATTATTTTGCTGATTTTTGTATATGAGGGAGTTGAATTACAAACAGGTGAACCAATTTGCTGGAGGTCACACATCAAGAAAACTTAGAATACGGATTCAGTTCTGATTATCTGAGAGCCAAGATCTTAGTAACTGGATCTGCAAGGATATAAACTCTATAATACAAGGATACAATGCAAATTGGCAAACATGACTATGCTAgtagtttgtttttgtcaacttgaccctAGCAGTATCATcggggaagaaggaacctcaattacgAAGGCACTTTCATCATATTGGCATGTTACTTGATGTGGAAGGGTCCAGCCCTGTTAGTGTTGCCATGCCTGGGCAGGTGGTCATTGGTTgtggaagaaagcaggctgaacaagtcatgaGAGCAAGTCATTGAGCATCTTTTTTTCATAGCCTTTGTTTCAGTTCCTACCTTGAGCTTCACCCTTGACTTCTCTAGATGGATGATGGATAGTGATGTTCAGGtatgagcaaaataaaccctttcctccacaaattACTTttgtgttgggacccagcccccacggggtctctgtgagttgttttccagcatagccacaggtacctcctgtttttctaagccccgcccactaacatcctgttatgaacctttcttgttattgaaacattatgccttgcccccatccccttcttgcttagTTGGCTGTGGGCGGGGGTTGTGGTTTCATTGTTTATGATGGGGCATGGTAAtgtgttctgctagcaggtgatgtttttcccatctccccttgtatataagctgctggctgcaataaaccgatgGCATTCACTTCTACCAAATGACCGGAGTTCTGTCCTTCTTAATCCGCGGACTCTTGCCTGGTTTGGTTAGTCAGTTGCTGGTGTTGGCAACAGTGACACTTTTGCTCTTAGTTTTCATCAcaataatagaaaacaaactagaatagtGCCACTGAAGTGTCAAGTAAATGTGCTACTCAGTCCTCTGCAGGCATAAACCTgttatggtggtacatgcctgtctTCTTAGCTTTCCAGATGCAGGATGATGATGATCTTAAGGTTATTCTTGGGCTACTTGGTGAGTTTTGAGGCCTACCTGTGATATACAATATTTTGCTTCAAAAAAATGCTTCAAAAAGATAGCACGTGTTGATAAAACCTAATGTCCTATTTGCATCtcaggaaggaataaaaaaagtCAGTTCATCTCAAGTACACCACAAGAATGTTTCTGAATGTCAGCTTAAAATGAAGGCATAAAGTAAGTATAAAGaaacatgttaaataaaataattttatgaaatatagCTAAACAGAAATGACTACTGAGAACTCTGGAAATGTTGAGGTGGCAAAGTGTTTGTGATAACAGCATGAGGACCCCAGATTGGACCACAAGCATCATTTAAAAGGTGGTATATAtcagtaatcccagtgctgggagtggGGCAGGATAATTCTAGGAATTTATGGCTAGCTGATTTAGATGAATCATTGATGTTGatgttcagttcagtgagagaccctgaagAACACTGCCCCCCAGAAAAAGGAATGAAGGGTGGATGGCAATCTCTGGCTTCCAATCATGGTAACCCTCACACACAaatccatccatacatacataaacacaacacacacacacacacacacacacacacacacacacacacacactattcactATATTCACCAAAGAGATACAAAGTATATAACGTTGAGAGTGATTAAAACATAGTTTTAGCAAAGCAAGTCGGAATACAAACTGAAATGGGTACAACATATTGGAtgcaccaagataggatagatatggaatgttttcttttaatttttcaattgcTAATGGACTACACATTGTTGATgcatttattgtatgtatatattgtttaTAGCTGTTGTACTTATTGCATgtagtttttcttaaaaaaataatttaagccaggtggtggtggcacacacctttaattcctgcacttgggaggcagtggcaggtggatttctgtgagtttgagcccagtctggtctaaaagagctatttccaggacagtctccaaagccacagagaaaccctctttcgaaaaagaaagaaagaaagaaagaaagaaagaaagaaataaatgtctaATAACGGTAATTGAATAACTTTTgtaaatgattaaaatatgtaGAATTTTCTGTTATTCTTCATTTTAGGTAAGGTTGTGATACAAAAAGAAGAGGCCCAAGCTCTAAGTGGCTGAACacataataatttatttattactctCATTACTCTCAGTCCACTGCAAGTTCATGAGTTTTCCAGGTCAAACTCCTTGTAAAGTGTGACATAAAGATACAGCTTGCATCATTCTTAGAGGCGTGCCTTCTCATTCCAGTTATGGTGGAATGTAAAGAGACAGTTGAAGTGTCATGCAGGAATTGTTTCTGCTCACAGGTGGAAATGACACATCACTTCTGTTTTCAGTTCCTCTGGTCTAAGTAGTCAAATTGGACCACCTAACTACAAAGAGCTGGGAAGGAATGGGAGCACAGAGCTATTGGATGAATTGTGTTTTGCCATATTCTACAAACAATATAAGTTTTAAAAACACTTAATGAATATTGTTGAAAAAACACTATATGGCTATAAAATACCCATTAAATACAATAATTTTATCAGcaatatacatatagatatatttgAAGAAACAGTTGTAGTTATGAAATCCCAAGGTGATCTGGCATGACATTACTAGAATACTGAAAGAACCACATTGAGAGAGTCCAATGTTGCCACTGAAACATTCTGCAGAGATGACAAGTCACTTATCTACTAGAGGTTTCCTCTAACTTTGCTTTTGACTCAGAGAATCTGAGGTTAAATCATTTGTTTGAAAGAAACACTGAGCCTCTCTCATCATGACAAAATACTTTATACCATGACAATATTATTGTATCTTCTATAATAGATGTTTTTGAAACATAAACTTATATTTTATACTACTATGATATAGAAATgtgaagtaaaaatattttaactcattTTTAACATTAGTGGTGAATTTCAATCAGCAACAGACACAAGGCACCGGATCTTAGTAATATATggacacaaaaagataaattatataatCATTACCTAAACTTAACTTCCATTATACTGCAGTGCTAATATTTAAGACAAGAAACATTTAATGGACATACTAATATTTAGGCAGTAGTTTATGTAACAAGACACACAGCATACTAAAAGTCAGACAAAACATGATTTTAGTAAACCAGCTTCAATATGAAGGCATTGCAATTTCCTAAAGACCTTCTTTTTACATGCTAAATATTTTGGGGAAATGTACAATTTAAACACAGTAATGAGATGAAAATAACACCCAAagtttaacatatgaaaaactTGAACTTTATATCTTAAccataaattctttttaaaagtattatgcTTGTCATAAAGAATATCACTGATTAATTAAAATGGCAGGATAAGGTACACAAAAATCCTAATGTTTATTCATAAAAAGCAAATAATCAAAACCAGGGACAGTTTTAAATGATTCTCCTTCAAAAAATAACAGTTAATTCAAATCATGTAGTCTTCTAATGTAAAATAGCATTTAGTCCTGGAGAGTGAATAGTACTGAAGTGGAGGTAAATGTCATAGCTTTGGGGGCTTTTATGCTGTAAACTGCTTTCTTGTTCTCTTGATCAAATACATAACAACATTCTACAATTTCagcatgtaaaaaataaatggctGCTGCACTGGCAAAATAAGATGTGTAAGGATTAAAGGCACACTATTCAGCTAGCCAGAGTAGCAAACACTTCCCCCTCCCACTCCCTGACTTGCGCCCTTCCCCAATGTAAAcaaaaaattcttgaaaaaatGTAACATCaacaaattattctacaaaattaatttttgaacAACAATGCTGTCTTATCTTCAAAATATCAACCATAATTGTCAGCAtgattctgtcttttaaagatgTCTAAAAATCACATACATTTAACATTTGATATATTTTTGGTCAAAATTATTCATTGCCTAAAACATTTTACTTGAACTCCAAACATTTTAACACTAGTATGACAACTGAGGTTTGGTTCCAAGAGGAGTAACTATTAGGCATAAAGACagacattaaacaaacaaaatttcacaTATATAAGCTGCAGGCAACAAATACAGCCTTTTCTGGCACAGTGGCATTTTACTGGCAACTTAAAGTCCAGAATAACTCTATTAATAAAGGGAATCTCATGCATTTTGGTAAATGTGACCTAGCTTTTCACAGTTGaagtttcctttagattttgtttcattttaaatgtggaaagcctgtttggtttttctgttatGCTGACTTGTGACTTGAActggatttcttctttttcttcttactgtGTTTCTTgtgatgtttcttcttttttttcttttttagcttttccatttctctttcttgatcatcatattttcttttcttttttgcctgcACCTCTTCTTCATAATCTGATTCAAATGAGGATTCTGAAGAGGATGGCTTTTCCTcagaagctttctttcttttcttgctgtaGCTTttggtatatttttctttatctgtttcatcctttgcctttttcttctttggagGAAGCTCCTTGCTTGGCAATTCTGATTCACAGCTGGAGCTATCTGACGACTTGTGGGAAcggttcttctttttctttctcctttttccttgtttcttgCGCTCATCCTCAGAATCTGAAGAACTGCTGGATGAATCAGAGCTTGATGAAGAGGATGTGTACCGAcaagatttcttctttttctttttctttctctcttttcttttggatGAATTGACATTTCCACCtaatattttctctctgcttttctcaaGCTCTTTCTtccaattttcattcattttttcttcaaattcagCCAATGCCTTagatcctttctttttattttctaattgtttctttacttcttccCAGGTGGGCCTTGGTCGATTCAGATAATCTTGTATAGTTGGGCCTGCGGATTGACTTGCACCCCTCCATCTAGCCATTGCTATAGGATTCATATATGCTACTCGGTTATCACGTTTCCCCATGGTGCCAGGTGGTTGTCAGAGAAGACTACCAGTACCAAGGTTACTGCTAGTTTAACAAGGAGTCTTCATTCTGTGAAAGAAGCAGATCAAAAAATAATTGAACACCTTTAAAACACAATAATATATAAGTTTAATTTCATTAATAACCATCActgaagaggagggggaagattGGATAAATGAAAGTTAGAGCAGGAACAGAGCAAACCAGTGTTTTCTGAACATGATAAGACTGCTGCCCTCATGAAGTCATAGTAGCTGTTGTTTCCTGGACAACATTAAGAAGTCACCATTCTTGCACAGAGATGGGAGGACTCCAATCTCTACCTCTAACAGAGGAGCTATTAACAGTTGACAGATTGTAGGGAGAGACAGCTGGTCTTTAAGGGAGTGGCTCCTGGTAGGATGGCCATGGTCTAGTGAATGACTCCATACCCATGAGAGTACATGAGTAGcacaaacaaaaattcagaagattattttaaaaaaagaatactcaAATTTGGGTGTGGGAGATGTAAGATTGGATCTGGAAGAAACTAAGGGATAAGcaggggtaaatatgatcaaattacACTGTATGAGATTCTCTTAAGTATTAAAATGTTATACTtaatagaaaatttcaaaactgTTGCATTTTAGGAAAAATCTATACATCAATTTACTTTTTTGCTTAGTACACACAATATACTATGAATTGCTATAaagttaaatgtattttattgatCTCATGTAAGAGTCTGCCAGAGACCAGTAGTATTTAAtaaccattttattttactaagaATCTTAcatatcattttcctttctttcattcctgcCTTACATGGTAAAGACAGGAAAATTTACAGTTAAAATCTACCAGGCAAATAGATATTCTTTAACCTAGGTAAGTACAGAAAAATCTACCCCCATTTCTTTTGACAGAACCCCAGATGTAATATTTGGAAAATCGTTCTTTCTCATCTCTCATATCTAAACCATTACTAGACTGGGCTGTTTAAACCTTTATAATAATTATCATTCTATTCCTTTTTCACAAATACATTGTTATTGGCTTTGTCCATGCCACTATTACTTCCCATTTGATTTCACTCTCtatcatttattaaatatttataaccaAAGACTTTGTTAATCACTGCAATGGATTATCTCATTAAATCCTGAGCCTAAGCCTATGAAATTGAGCATATTATTatacccatttcacagataaaCTAACACTTAGAAAATCTGACTATAACTTGTATGAAGAAAcagagataaaattaaaatacaaacagaacTTAAATCAAAGCTGCTTTATTTTCAAACCCTATGCAcataacacattttatttaacCTTCATGACTACCTTTAAATTATTTCCCCTATTTCTACTTCCTGTCTTCTATTACAGGCCCACAGTAATCTGAGAGatcatgaaaaaaatttaaaagcttaaCAATTTATCAAAACGCAAGGAAAATACTATAAATGTATTATTTGAAATACCTTGAATTTAACTCTTATTTTAATTTGGTTACTAACTCTTGTTCACAATTTTCTTGGTTCATGAAACATGACAATTTCTAAACTTGAGCATTATAATTAAAATTCTTCTGGTTTAAGTTCAAGTATCAGTTCCTCAGAAATAAAATCTGTAGAATACATTATTTAATGTCCCTAATGTGATAAGACACAATGTTTAACACCAACAATTTTATATAACTCAAACTTATAATGAAGTAACTTGCTCCTGTCTAACCTTCATCCTCTTTTTCAACGTGTTAGaacttatttcttaatttatagGACATATTAAACTGATAGTCATTTTGCTTCTGCATGTTTGTCGACTTCTAAACATAAGGCCAAGAGGGGTAAAGGCCATGTTTGAATTATACTATTTTTCATGGTGTTCCTAATATATAACATAATTTGGCTCATACTAAATACTCAAAATATTTGGTCATTTATAAATACAATAATTGATACATGGATTGgctatgtaaaagaaacattcagaAGGAAATCCCCAAATgtagtcttatttatttatctattttgttacAGTATTATGTTGTCCTTGGAGACCTGGAAATCCCTATGTTAAACAGGTTAGtttgaaattcacagaaatctgcctgctgctgcctctcaagtgctgggatcataatCAATCTGAGCTAGTCATTTTTATACAGAAATCTGGAGAATAAACAAATTCACCTTGGAAATGAAGTAATGAAGGACATTTCAAGGAGGGGAAACagtaagccaggcggtggtggcacatgcctttaataccagcacttaggagacagaggcaggtggatctctgtgagttagaggctagcctggcctacagatcaAGGaaaggctccaaggctacacagagaaactgtctcaaaacgacaaagcaaaacaaaacaaaacaaaacaaaacaaaagaatgggaaACAGTATGTTAGAAAACACTGCAATTACAAAGCATGTCATGCAGTTACTGATGGCATAGCCTAAAGAGATGTTAGTATGGGGGAGGTGCAGCTTCATAGGCAGTTAGAAGCTTGGGGACCCTTTTAAAAATCtgactttaaaaatctttgtctTACACTTGATAAGAAATAAGTGCAACATTTTAAGCAGAAGATAAAGATGATCAGACACATGATAGATTTTTCTGTTAGTCACTATCTTCACTTCTGACCTGTTAATTCCACCTATAATAGCTACCTATCACAATATGAGCTTTATGACATGTCAGTGACAAGGTGGTGCCCTCCTGTGTTTGATTTACTGTGTTCTATATTCCATTCTCTTATATCCAGATACTATCAGGTTTTCTGTCAtcttctttcttacttctgcacCAAAAACATTATTGTTTCTCTGACCTAAACACCAGAACCCCAGAGCACTTTAATTTACACTGGATTTGATAGTTCC from Cricetulus griseus strain 17A/GY chromosome X, alternate assembly CriGri-PICRH-1.0, whole genome shotgun sequence encodes the following:
- the Fam133a gene encoding protein FAM133A, which produces MGKRDNRVAYMNPIAMARWRGASQSAGPTIQDYLNRPRPTWEEVKKQLENKKKGSKALAEFEEKMNENWKKELEKSREKILGGNVNSSKRKERKKKKKKKSCRYTSSSSSSDSSSSSSDSEDERKKQGKRRKKKKNRSHKSSDSSSCESELPSKELPPKKKKAKDETDKEKYTKSYSKKRKKASEEKPSSSESSFESDYEEEVQAKKKRKYDDQEREMEKLKKKKKKKHHKKHSKKKKKKSSSSHKSA